The Banduia mediterranea genome has a segment encoding these proteins:
- a CDS encoding tetratricopeptide repeat protein encodes MIRNIVGGAAMMAMVVCAPMVAAQQSASCGTESKQSGGMTAGTYRVVEAAQKALEENNYSEAEKKLTGIAEDTKGYERAIVYQTLGYVYSQQNRYPQAIRAFEEALKLDALPRQPQENLLYNTGQLYVASEQYDKAISLLERYIKEACEAPSAEAHVQLAAAYLEKKRFRDALQQVDIAIKKTPKPKEQWYQLKLAMHYELKEYSKCADTLLSLITMSPDNQQYWRQLSSVLYEIEKDKESVAVLALAQRQGFLSREAEYRNLLGFYMQTGIPLKAAKLWEDGMEKGVVAKSAKNLQTLSDAYIVAREYDEAEASLKKAAQQSDSGEIYRKLAQIYIEQERWDEAITALNRALSKGVDKVGSTQLLLGVAAYNVGQNERARTALLAAAKYPDSEQNARQWLNYLR; translated from the coding sequence ATGATTCGAAATATCGTTGGTGGCGCGGCCATGATGGCCATGGTTGTTTGCGCGCCGATGGTTGCCGCGCAGCAGTCGGCTTCGTGCGGGACCGAGAGCAAGCAGTCCGGTGGTATGACTGCTGGTACATATCGAGTGGTCGAGGCCGCTCAAAAGGCCCTTGAGGAGAACAATTACTCTGAGGCCGAGAAGAAGCTGACGGGCATTGCCGAAGATACCAAGGGGTATGAACGGGCAATCGTCTATCAGACGCTTGGCTATGTGTATTCACAACAGAATCGTTACCCGCAGGCAATCAGAGCTTTTGAGGAGGCGCTGAAACTGGACGCTTTGCCGCGCCAGCCTCAAGAGAACCTTCTGTACAACACCGGCCAGCTTTACGTAGCATCCGAGCAGTACGACAAGGCGATCAGTCTCTTGGAGCGTTACATCAAGGAAGCCTGTGAAGCCCCGTCTGCCGAGGCTCACGTCCAATTGGCGGCTGCCTATCTCGAAAAGAAGCGTTTTCGCGATGCGTTGCAGCAGGTCGACATCGCCATCAAAAAAACACCGAAGCCCAAAGAGCAGTGGTATCAACTGAAGCTCGCGATGCACTACGAGCTAAAGGAGTATTCCAAGTGTGCGGATACGCTGTTGTCGCTAATCACGATGTCGCCTGACAACCAACAGTATTGGCGACAGCTTTCGTCGGTTCTCTACGAAATCGAGAAAGATAAGGAGTCCGTCGCGGTCCTTGCCTTGGCGCAAAGGCAGGGTTTTCTCTCGCGAGAAGCCGAATACCGTAACCTCCTTGGTTTCTACATGCAGACCGGAATTCCCTTGAAGGCGGCGAAGCTTTGGGAAGATGGGATGGAAAAGGGTGTGGTTGCGAAGTCGGCAAAGAATCTGCAAACCCTATCCGATGCTTATATCGTCGCTCGGGAGTATGACGAAGCCGAAGCAAGTTTGAAGAAGGCGGCTCAACAGTCCGACTCCGGCGAGATCTATCGCAAGCTCGCTCAGATCTATATTGAGCAGGAGCGTTGGGATGAGGCCATAACCGCACTTAACCGAGCCCTATCCAAGGGCGTCGACAAAGTGGGTTCCACCCAGTTGCTGCTGGGCGTCGCCGCCTACAACGTAGGCCAGAATGAGCGAGCCCGCACCGCCTTGTTGGCGGCAGCCAAATATCCAGACAGTGAGCAGAATGCCCGTCAGTGGCTGAACTATCTACGTTGA
- a CDS encoding energy transducer TonB: MRRIVAVGLAAVVALSLFWLMHYLILSGAGKKPDAEAYNVVDFVRLKRDERLETKTRTKPEKPPPPKEPPPPPELEVQQQAPQQEAPVPFKVPNLNLSANVTGGPFLGTFSQDSAASFGDGELVALVDIQPSYPQRAARAGISGYVKLQITVNPDGSVKGVRVLEAKPPGLFEGAASSAARRSKFKPRIVNGQAQESSGVKVYQFQLSE; encoded by the coding sequence ATGCGTAGGATCGTTGCAGTCGGCCTGGCGGCCGTCGTCGCACTCTCACTGTTCTGGCTGATGCACTATCTGATACTCAGTGGTGCCGGCAAGAAGCCGGACGCCGAGGCGTACAACGTTGTCGATTTCGTTCGTTTGAAGCGGGATGAGCGTCTGGAAACCAAGACCCGGACCAAGCCTGAGAAGCCGCCACCACCCAAGGAGCCGCCGCCGCCGCCAGAGCTGGAGGTGCAGCAACAGGCACCACAGCAGGAAGCTCCGGTGCCATTCAAGGTTCCCAACCTGAATCTGTCGGCGAATGTCACTGGCGGCCCATTTTTGGGAACATTTTCTCAGGATAGCGCGGCCTCCTTCGGGGACGGTGAGCTTGTCGCATTGGTCGACATTCAGCCGAGCTATCCGCAGCGTGCGGCTCGTGCCGGCATCAGTGGGTATGTGAAGCTCCAGATCACGGTCAATCCGGATGGTTCCGTAAAGGGTGTAAGGGTGCTGGAAGCCAAGCCACCGGGCCTATTCGAGGGTGCTGCCAGTAGTGCAGCGCGCCGCTCGAAATTCAAACCGCGAATTGTCAATGGACAGGCGCAGGAAAGCTCAGGTGTCAAGGTGTACCAGTTCCAGCTGTCCGAGTAA
- a CDS encoding ExbD/TolR family protein, translated as MSRKSRRSEDDAGIDLTPMLDVVFIMLIFFIVTTSFVKEAGIDVNRPSANTAERKERGNILIAIRDNGDVWIDKRAVDIRAVRANVERLHAENPEGSVVIIADEASETGVLVQVMDQVRMAGVLNVSIAASEPSGG; from the coding sequence ATGAGCCGCAAATCAAGGCGCTCAGAAGACGATGCTGGCATCGATTTGACGCCGATGCTGGATGTTGTCTTCATCATGCTGATCTTTTTTATCGTGACCACGTCCTTCGTCAAGGAAGCGGGTATCGACGTCAACCGCCCAAGTGCCAATACTGCCGAGCGCAAGGAGCGCGGCAATATTCTGATCGCCATTCGCGACAATGGTGATGTCTGGATCGACAAGCGTGCGGTGGACATTCGCGCGGTACGCGCCAACGTCGAGCGGCTGCACGCCGAAAACCCCGAGGGATCGGTGGTCATCATTGCCGACGAGGCGTCGGAGACCGGGGTTCTGGTCCAGGTGATGGATCAGGTCCGTATGGCCGGCGTGCTCAATGTTTCTATTGCGGCGTCCGAGCCGTCGGGCGGATAA
- a CDS encoding MotA/TolQ/ExbB proton channel family protein — protein MDFIAEPFRNVRDFLEAGGLIVQVLLVVALILWAMIFERALYYWRVMPTLIANTQDAWSARTDHSSWYAKKVKEKLLAETSRQLAGSVTLIKAVVALCPLLGLLGTVTGMIQVFEVMAALGTGNARAMAAGVSAATLPTMSGMVLALSGLYPISRFEHIVDRELRRLGDHMITH, from the coding sequence ATGGACTTCATAGCCGAACCGTTTCGTAACGTCCGCGATTTCCTGGAGGCGGGTGGACTGATCGTTCAGGTGCTGCTTGTGGTCGCGTTGATCTTGTGGGCGATGATTTTCGAGCGCGCGCTCTACTACTGGCGCGTGATGCCGACTCTCATCGCGAATACTCAGGACGCGTGGTCCGCCCGGACCGATCATTCCTCCTGGTATGCCAAGAAGGTCAAGGAGAAGCTGCTGGCGGAGACCAGCCGTCAATTGGCCGGATCGGTCACCCTGATCAAGGCGGTGGTGGCACTTTGTCCGCTGCTCGGCCTGCTGGGCACGGTAACCGGCATGATCCAGGTTTTCGAAGTCATGGCGGCGCTCGGCACCGGCAACGCGCGCGCCATGGCGGCGGGTGTTTCGGCAGCCACGCTTCCCACTATGTCGGGCATGGTTCTGGCACTGTCCGGCCTATACCCGATTTCCCGATTCGAGCACATCGTTGATCGCGAGCTGCGCAGGCTCGGCGATCACATGATTACGCACTGA
- a CDS encoding MotA/TolQ/ExbB proton channel family protein, with protein sequence MSARIIRRFGLVATVAALAAASAPASAQGSLQDLLNQTRNVRAQEEQLNKQREQEFLRDRNKQSQRLADAKRAQAAEQQRSNTLSAQFDANEKKLTELQSQLDAKAGTLGEMFGVVRQVAGDAASTVHNSLISAQFPDREEFLQNLAQSKALPSIDELEKLWFEIQREMTETGRIVTFEGTVVTPDGAETQQPITRIGSFTAVSDGQFLNFLPESKVLAELSKQPASRYVSTAKDLEAADSGYVNATIDPTRGSLLAVLVQTPGLVEKAQQGGVVGYVIMALALMGILMAIFRFFVLSAVGAKISRQKKNIDTPSEDNPLGRVLSVYTKDTNVDTETLELRLDEAVLREIPPLERGLSALKILAAVGPLLGLLGTVTGMIITFQQIQLFGTGDPKLMAGGISQALTTTVQGLVMAIPMVLLHAFLASRSKALIQVLEEESAGIIAEHAEKARA encoded by the coding sequence ATGTCGGCCCGAATCATTCGTCGCTTCGGCCTCGTGGCCACTGTGGCCGCCTTGGCCGCTGCGTCCGCTCCTGCCTCGGCGCAGGGCAGCCTTCAGGACCTGCTGAATCAAACCCGAAATGTCCGTGCCCAGGAAGAACAGCTCAACAAACAACGTGAGCAGGAATTTCTTCGGGACAGAAACAAGCAGTCTCAGCGGCTTGCCGATGCGAAGCGGGCTCAGGCCGCCGAGCAGCAGCGCAGCAACACGCTAAGCGCGCAGTTCGACGCCAACGAGAAAAAGCTCACTGAGTTGCAGAGTCAGCTTGATGCCAAGGCCGGTACCCTGGGCGAAATGTTCGGTGTTGTGCGGCAGGTCGCTGGCGATGCGGCGTCGACCGTACACAATTCGCTGATCAGCGCGCAGTTTCCGGACAGAGAAGAGTTCCTTCAGAACCTGGCTCAGTCGAAGGCGCTACCGTCGATCGACGAACTTGAAAAGCTCTGGTTCGAGATCCAGCGCGAAATGACTGAAACCGGCCGAATCGTGACGTTCGAAGGCACGGTGGTCACTCCGGACGGTGCCGAAACGCAGCAGCCGATTACGCGCATCGGTTCGTTCACGGCGGTTTCCGATGGCCAGTTCCTGAATTTCCTGCCCGAGAGCAAGGTGCTGGCCGAGCTGTCGAAGCAACCGGCGTCTCGCTACGTCAGCACGGCCAAGGACCTCGAAGCGGCTGATTCTGGCTACGTCAACGCCACCATTGATCCGACGCGTGGGTCATTGTTGGCGGTTCTGGTGCAGACCCCGGGGCTGGTCGAGAAGGCGCAGCAAGGTGGTGTTGTCGGCTATGTGATCATGGCCTTGGCGCTCATGGGCATTTTGATGGCGATCTTTCGCTTCTTCGTACTGTCGGCAGTGGGCGCCAAGATTTCCCGTCAGAAGAAGAATATTGATACCCCGTCCGAAGACAACCCACTGGGACGTGTGCTTTCGGTGTACACCAAGGACACGAACGTCGACACTGAAACTCTGGAGCTTCGGCTCGACGAGGCCGTGCTGCGTGAAATTCCGCCGCTGGAGCGTGGGCTTTCAGCTCTGAAGATTCTGGCAGCGGTGGGCCCGCTGTTAGGGTTGCTCGGTACCGTGACCGGCATGATCATTACTTTCCAGCAGATTCAGCTGTTCGGCACGGGTGATCCCAAGCTGATGGCCGGTGGTATCTCGCAGGCTCTGACGACGACTGTCCAGGGTCTGGTCATGGCGATTCCGATGGTGTTGTTGCATGCCTTCCTGGCGTCGCGAAGCAAGGCCTTGATTCAGGTACTTGAGGAAGAAAGTGCCGGCATCATCGCCGAGCATGCCGAAAAGGCACGGGCCTGA
- a CDS encoding DUF3450 domain-containing protein encodes MLSQQLRSGASSAVHLIAGFILLSLVGTASAQTADRVINEQQAADNSARVSQQRVNALDDQAQKMLDEYRAAVRETKSLQQYNEQLSAQVQSQTEEVGSIQQQLEQIETTNREVYPMMQKMLATLESFVKLDAPFLPKERETRIAELKDMMSRADVTTAEKYRRLLEAYSVEMEYGRTIESYQGPLPGDQGNKQVDFLRVGRVALMYQTLDGEETGYWDEDAKSWVVDDGFHKSVTQGLRIAKKQAAPDLIIIPVHAPQEAK; translated from the coding sequence ATGCTCAGTCAACAATTAAGAAGCGGAGCAAGCTCCGCAGTTCACCTCATCGCCGGTTTCATTCTATTGAGCCTGGTTGGGACGGCGTCGGCGCAAACGGCCGATCGCGTCATCAACGAACAGCAGGCGGCGGACAATTCTGCTCGCGTCTCGCAACAGCGGGTGAATGCGCTGGATGATCAGGCGCAAAAGATGCTGGACGAATATCGCGCGGCTGTTCGCGAGACCAAGAGCCTGCAGCAGTACAACGAGCAATTGTCAGCTCAGGTGCAGTCGCAGACGGAAGAAGTCGGCTCAATTCAGCAGCAGCTGGAGCAGATCGAGACGACCAATCGCGAGGTCTACCCGATGATGCAGAAGATGCTCGCGACACTCGAATCGTTCGTGAAGCTGGACGCCCCGTTTCTGCCGAAGGAACGTGAAACGCGCATCGCCGAGCTGAAGGACATGATGTCGCGTGCCGATGTGACCACGGCCGAGAAGTATCGCCGGCTGCTCGAGGCCTATTCGGTTGAAATGGAGTACGGCCGCACCATCGAGTCGTACCAAGGGCCACTGCCGGGCGACCAAGGTAACAAGCAAGTCGATTTCCTTCGCGTGGGTCGGGTTGCGCTGATGTACCAGACCCTGGACGGTGAAGAAACCGGATACTGGGACGAGGATGCCAAGTCCTGGGTCGTTGATGACGGCTTCCACAAGTCAGTCACCCAGGGGCTGCGCATCGCCAAGAAGCAGGCTGCGCCAGATCTCATCATCATTCCCGTTCACGCGCCGCAGGAGGCCAAGTAA
- a CDS encoding transposase — MRATIPVGIVGLRGQVVNAVTVESDGVIGVSCHVIQRGHNREPCFYAPEDFRYYLQCLREACLKHEAAVHSYVLMTNHVHLLITPTDKEGISRVLQAVGRRYVQYVNACYRRSGTLWEGRHKASLIDTEHYLMACCRYIELNPVRVGMVQKAADYPWSSFKANAHGKEDQITRPHHVYLALGANDVERQQAYRGLFRHALEPAHMQRLRTGINLCVPVGTDRFKAQIERQLQQRISYKPRGRPKKEKVASDSPA; from the coding sequence ATGAGAGCGACTATCCCAGTGGGGATTGTTGGGCTGCGTGGGCAAGTGGTCAATGCGGTGACCGTGGAAAGCGACGGTGTGATCGGCGTGTCGTGCCATGTGATCCAGCGTGGACATAACCGTGAGCCTTGCTTCTACGCGCCGGAAGATTTTCGCTATTACCTTCAGTGCCTGCGGGAAGCTTGCCTTAAGCATGAGGCGGCGGTTCACTCTTATGTCCTGATGACCAATCATGTCCATCTGCTCATCACGCCGACGGACAAGGAAGGCATTTCCCGTGTGCTGCAGGCCGTCGGGCGACGCTACGTCCAGTATGTCAACGCTTGTTACCGGCGCAGCGGCACGCTCTGGGAGGGCCGGCACAAGGCCAGTTTGATCGATACCGAGCACTACCTGATGGCGTGCTGTCGCTATATCGAGCTCAATCCCGTCAGGGTCGGAATGGTACAGAAGGCTGCGGACTACCCATGGTCAAGTTTCAAAGCCAATGCTCATGGCAAGGAAGATCAGATCACTCGGCCGCATCACGTCTACTTGGCTCTCGGGGCGAATGACGTTGAGCGCCAGCAGGCCTATCGCGGATTGTTTCGCCATGCGCTGGAGCCGGCTCACATGCAGCGCTTGCGGACGGGAATCAATTTATGCGTGCCTGTGGGCACTGACCGGTTCAAGGCCCAGATTGAACGGCAACTCCAGCAGCGAATCAGTTACAAGCCGCGTGGAAGACCGAAGAAGGAGAAGGTCGCGTCCGACTCACCGGCGTAG
- a CDS encoding DUF971 domain-containing protein: MAKVTALKLHRASRVLDVSFADGLTAQLPCEYLRVFSPSAEVRGHGGGEPKLVPGKRNINISRIEPVGAYAVRLMFDDGHDSGLYSWEVLRQLAEEQDSNWKHYLARMADHGMSRDRDVMSLSALGPKKWTPPKA; the protein is encoded by the coding sequence ATGGCTAAAGTCACTGCCCTCAAACTCCACCGTGCGTCGCGCGTTCTCGATGTCAGCTTCGCTGACGGATTGACGGCGCAACTGCCCTGCGAATACCTGCGCGTGTTTTCACCGTCCGCCGAGGTTCGCGGCCATGGCGGCGGTGAACCCAAGCTTGTGCCAGGGAAGCGCAACATCAATATTTCACGGATCGAACCGGTCGGCGCCTACGCGGTGCGCCTGATGTTCGACGACGGCCACGACAGTGGCCTGTATTCATGGGAGGTGCTGCGGCAACTCGCCGAGGAGCAGGACAGCAATTGGAAACACTATCTGGCGCGCATGGCCGATCACGGCATGTCGCGCGACCGGGACGTGATGAGCCTGTCCGCGCTCGGCCCGAAGAAGTGGACGCCACCCAAGGCCTGA
- a CDS encoding TIGR00645 family protein, with the protein MPTLIFSSRWLQLPLYLGLILAQCVYVVLFVKELWHLMHGAFAFSEQEVMLIVLALIDVVMISNLLVMVIVGGYETFVSRLGLQGHPDQPEWLSHVNASVLKVKLAMAIIGISSIHLLKTFIEAGSLGGLPICAEVAAGVRCTTVTEAGVMWQTIIHFAFILSALGIAWTDRIMSATAATKPVHVAH; encoded by the coding sequence ATGCCGACTCTGATCTTTTCTTCACGCTGGCTGCAGTTGCCGCTGTATCTGGGCCTGATTCTGGCGCAGTGCGTCTACGTGGTGCTGTTCGTGAAGGAGCTCTGGCACCTGATGCACGGCGCCTTTGCCTTCAGCGAGCAGGAAGTGATGCTGATCGTGCTGGCGCTGATCGACGTGGTGATGATCTCCAATCTGCTGGTCATGGTGATCGTGGGCGGTTACGAAACCTTCGTCTCGCGCCTGGGCCTGCAGGGGCACCCGGACCAGCCGGAGTGGCTGAGCCATGTGAATGCCTCGGTGCTGAAAGTGAAGCTGGCGATGGCGATCATCGGCATTTCCTCGATTCATCTGCTCAAGACCTTCATCGAGGCCGGTTCGCTCGGCGGTCTGCCGATCTGCGCCGAGGTGGCGGCGGGCGTGCGCTGCACCACGGTGACGGAGGCTGGTGTGATGTGGCAGACGATCATCCATTTCGCCTTCATCCTGTCCGCGCTGGGCATTGCCTGGACCGACCGCATCATGAGTGCAACGGCCGCCACCAAGCCGGTCCATGTCGCGCACTGA
- a CDS encoding YaeQ family protein, producing the protein MALSSTIFQFAVQLADVDRGVYESLELRVAQHPSETPAFMLTRLLAYCLEYREGIAFTEGVSAGDEPAILVRDLTGQITGWIEVGQPDADRIHRGSKVAADMAIYTHRDPAQVIAQCAGKRIHRAESIPLYSFERGFPESLAKTLQRRNSLSLSVTERQLYLDLNGQAFETLLSEQGLAQSAQ; encoded by the coding sequence ATGGCGCTGAGTTCGACCATCTTCCAGTTTGCGGTGCAGCTCGCGGATGTGGATCGCGGTGTTTACGAAAGCCTGGAACTGCGTGTGGCGCAGCATCCTTCGGAGACGCCGGCGTTCATGTTGACGCGGTTGCTGGCGTATTGCCTGGAGTATCGGGAAGGCATCGCCTTCACTGAAGGCGTATCCGCCGGCGACGAACCGGCGATCCTGGTGCGCGATCTCACTGGCCAGATCACCGGCTGGATCGAGGTCGGCCAGCCGGATGCCGATCGGATTCATCGCGGCAGCAAGGTCGCGGCCGACATGGCGATCTACACCCACCGCGATCCCGCGCAAGTGATCGCCCAGTGCGCGGGCAAGCGTATTCATCGCGCCGAATCCATTCCGCTGTATTCCTTCGAGCGCGGATTTCCGGAGTCGCTGGCCAAGACGCTGCAGCGCCGCAACAGTCTGTCGCTGTCGGTGACCGAGCGACAGCTGTATCTTGATTTGAACGGTCAGGCTTTCGAGACGCTGCTTTCGGAGCAAGGTCTCGCTCAATCAGCTCAATAA
- the dbpA gene encoding ATP-dependent RNA helicase DbpA: protein MSTDGGTFEFAQLALASALLKAVQAIGYTKMTPVQAQSLPPMLEGRDVIAQARTGSGKTAAFGLGLLSRIEVGLNQVQALVLCPTRELADQVANAIRRLASTTPNLKLLTLTGGRSVGPQLASLAHVPQIVVGTPGRLQDHLRKSTLDLGAIRVLVLDEADRMLDMGFEPAIRGIVSHTPGSRQTLLFSATFPPEIRAVSGWLQRDPLTVTVNEAPVSVRQRFFEIELAQKNDLLKRLLGRYQPSSVLVFCNTRRDADSVADHLVRSGHSALALHGDLEQRDRDEVLLRFAGGSCRVLVATDVAARGLDIPALPLVISYEVSPDADVHVHRVGRTGRAGAEGVALHLCSPRESARLKSIEPRVPGGIEWEKASLVEGTANSALQAPMRTLCIDRGRSDKMRRGDILGALTGDAGLSSSDVGRIDIMATRSYVAVERSKANAALSRLREHGIKGKKPRVRPIQ, encoded by the coding sequence ATGTCCACTGACGGCGGCACCTTTGAATTCGCGCAGCTCGCGCTCGCTTCCGCCTTGCTCAAGGCCGTGCAGGCCATCGGCTACACCAAAATGACGCCGGTGCAGGCGCAGAGCCTGCCACCGATGCTGGAGGGTCGGGACGTGATCGCGCAGGCGCGTACCGGTAGCGGCAAGACCGCAGCCTTCGGCTTGGGCCTGCTGTCGCGTATCGAAGTGGGCCTGAATCAGGTACAGGCGCTGGTGCTGTGCCCCACGCGTGAACTGGCCGATCAGGTCGCCAATGCGATCCGCCGGCTGGCCAGCACCACGCCGAATCTCAAGCTGCTGACGCTGACCGGCGGCCGTTCGGTCGGCCCGCAGCTGGCCTCGCTGGCCCATGTGCCGCAGATCGTGGTGGGCACCCCTGGGCGCCTGCAGGACCATCTGCGCAAGTCCACGCTGGATCTCGGCGCGATCCGCGTACTGGTACTGGACGAAGCCGACCGCATGCTCGACATGGGCTTTGAGCCGGCGATACGCGGCATTGTCTCGCACACGCCCGGTTCGCGGCAGACGCTGCTGTTCTCGGCCACGTTTCCACCGGAAATCCGCGCAGTCAGCGGCTGGCTGCAACGCGATCCGCTGACAGTGACCGTGAACGAGGCACCCGTATCGGTGCGCCAGCGCTTCTTCGAGATCGAGCTGGCTCAGAAGAACGACCTGCTGAAACGCCTGTTGGGCCGCTACCAACCCTCGTCCGTGCTGGTGTTCTGCAATACACGGCGCGATGCCGACAGCGTGGCGGATCATCTGGTTCGCAGCGGCCATTCGGCGCTGGCACTGCACGGCGATCTGGAACAGCGCGATCGCGACGAGGTGCTGTTGCGTTTCGCCGGCGGCAGTTGCCGCGTGCTGGTGGCCACGGACGTGGCCGCGCGCGGCCTGGACATTCCAGCCTTGCCGCTGGTGATCAGCTACGAGGTTTCACCGGATGCGGATGTGCATGTACACCGCGTCGGCCGTACCGGCCGTGCCGGCGCCGAAGGGGTGGCGCTGCACCTGTGTTCACCGCGCGAATCGGCACGGCTCAAGTCGATCGAACCGCGAGTGCCGGGTGGCATTGAATGGGAAAAGGCGTCCCTGGTCGAAGGCACCGCCAATTCTGCCCTGCAGGCGCCGATGCGCACGCTGTGCATCGATCGCGGCCGTTCCGACAAAATGCGCCGCGGTGACATACTCGGTGCCCTGACGGGCGACGCCGGTCTGTCGAGCAGCGATGTCGGCCGTATCGACATCATGGCGACGCGCAGCTACGTGGCGGTCGAGCGCAGCAAGGCTAACGCTGCGCTTTCACGTTTGCGCGAACACGGCATCAAGGGAAAGAAGCCGCGCGTGCGGCCCATCCAATGA